The Brassica napus cultivar Da-Ae unplaced genomic scaffold, Da-Ae ScsIHWf_2276;HRSCAF=2934, whole genome shotgun sequence genome contains the following window.
ctttttttttttttttgctaacataTAAAGctaaaaactttgaaaaatgTTATGGTTAAGAAAATTTTAACGAAATGTTTGAACATTATGATTAGGAATCAAAtcttctaaaaaaattatatagaaaatctattaaatgaaaattaCAACCACATGAATTCCAGCtaattctaaatatataaatggtaGATATATACAACAAATCTATCACGAAGGTAATAAAGTTAAGGACTTTGAAAAAAGTGATGGTTAAGGATTTTTTTTCTATGAAACATTAGAACATTATGATTTAGAAACAAATCTTctgaaatattttatactattttttttaatagaaaacatacaaaattaataacacatgattttcaGCTTATGTAAAAAAGAAGTTATAAATTTAGTGGacataaatgatttttaacaGTTTGACCTATTTTAagagtgtaaaaaaaaaatcaaaccaataCGTAAGCGACACGTATAATGTTTAGTCACTAAATGCAAACGTCAACAATCCTCCAATAAGCATCACATCCAATAAGAATCAGAGAAGAGTAAAAATGTGTGTGTTTTTCCCCTTGCTACTCTAAAGGCAGTCTCGTAACTTCTCAACTCCCACGTTACTCGGTTAgtaagaagaaggaaaaaaacgacaaataaaaaaacaagaggaacggagagagaaagagagaggagacGAAGACTGCTGCTTCCAGCTTCCATCGTCGTCTTCTCCTTGTGGGGAATAGCTTTTCATTTTGCATTACTCAAACCGTAACCCTAATTCCCTGTGTCTACGTCGGACTCTTCTCACCTCTAACTCGATACTCGTTTTGATTAGACTCAGCTTCATCGACTGTTTAACAAACCCTAATTTGTGACCCCCCCCCCCTGATCATGGCCTCCGCCGCTACCACTTCTTCTTCTACGTCTCCTCGTCACGTGAGCAGCCCTACTGCTGCCCAATCACGCCGGCAGGTTTCCTCTCCCTGGACTCAAATCGTCCGCGGCGAATCAGAGCCGCCGACGATCGCCGCCGCTGGGGAAGATAAATCGGAGGGAAATGCCGGGAAGAAACCAGTTTGGAATCGGCCGTCTAATGGGGCTTCCGAGATCGGACCTGTCATGGGAGCTTCGTCGTGGCCAGCTCTTTCTGAGGCATCCAAAGCTCCTTCGAACAAGCCTTCCTCTGATTCAAGTCTCGGCGATGTGCCCTCGTCAGTTTCTCAGGTTTGGTTGATTCTCGTGAGACCTTGGTTGttgaaaaaaacttataaaaatgaTATCTTGGTGGAATGATTAACACACTGTGTATTATAGAGATTGGTGAGGCTTCTTGGTGTGTGTGGTGGTCTTTAGCAACCTTTGTAGCTTTCTGTATCTTGCATATTAACGAGTTCCTGTTTGAGATGTTTGTTTCTGTTCAAAGTtcgctccttttttttttttgttttgttttgaaccTGTAATGTGGAAAACGAAATGCTTAGCTTTTATGTTCGCCTTCACTTATGCATGACGACACACTTTATCTTGAGCTAATAATGAAAATGATTCTCTATGTCTTTGATGTAGGGAGCTGCAAGTGCTTCTGCTCCTGCACCGAAGCAAGTCGGCCGTGCAAACAATCCCAACCCAACACCAAACCACTCGCGCCAGAGATCATTTAAGCGGAATGGCGCCTCTGGATCCACTGCTAATGGTACTGCTTCTCAGCCATCATCACATGGTTCACTTGTTGAAGGCACTTCGCACAATCCCTCTCCTAGAGGCCAAAACCAGAATAATGGCTTTGCATCACAACCCCATGGTGGTGCTGACAACCAACGAGACTCGCACAGGAACCAAAATGGTAATCATCACCACCAGAATCATGGTGGCAGGCGCAATCAGGAGCACGGGAATCACAACTGGAATTTCCACAGAACCTTTAATGGGAGAGATGGAAATGCACTATCACCAAGAGGTGCTCCAGCATTTGTAAGATATGCaccaccgccaccaccaccacctgtGCAGGCAATTACTCCTCAGTTTATGGCAGCTCAGTCTTTTGGCAGTCCTGTACCATACCCTCCTGGTGAGACACATTGAAAGATCACTTCTTTTgaatttcatttaatattttttctaacgCTGTCTTCTTCGTTTCAGAATTGGCACCACCGTTTTATCCAGGCATGCCTTTCGTCGCTCCTCTCTCACCTGGTCCAGTGTTCTACCATGTCCAAGATCCTCCTTTAAACATAAAACTACAGAATCaaatacattattattttagGTAGTAACTTCGTATTGAATTTCTCGAATTTCTCACTGCTCATTTCTCTTCTGGGAAGGAGTAATtcagattaaaatttttatttttgttacagTGAAGAGAATTTGATTAAAGACACCTATCTCCGTGACCAAATGGATGATCAAGGTTTTGCCCCGCTACATGTGATTGCTGGTTTCAGAAAGGTAAATTTCTTTATGGATGTGCTGTCTTGCCTATTGGTCTCATTCACTTTTCCCTGATTATGATATCTAAACAGTGTATCTtatttcatttcaaagtttattaCTTTCGGGTCACTAGAACTCATTTTGCTTGTCTCAAACTGTGGACTAGGGTGAACTTGTATTCAATCTCGTAAATTTTTAGATACATCTAGTGACTGTTTATATAAAGCTTGGCCATGCATGCACATACTTTCAGAAAATGGGATCTGTTGTTAAGACAGGTGATATATGTTACCAGTTGATGAATTTATTCATATGTTAAGAAATTCGattatgaatatatttcttttgCTCCCGTGTGATGTGTTATATAATGTTAAACTTGAAAATGTATGACTAATTCACTGCGTACTTGGCTTTATCTCATCAATATTCATTGCTTTTGTTTTTCCTTCTCTTAATCCTAGCTACTATACATTTTGTTGCTTAATACCATATCCAGATTATTTGTATTATTCTCTGTGACTTTTAGCTATCTGTGCTgcttctttcttctccttcagGTTGCGGAACTTACAGATAGCATCCAGCAAATAGTGGAGGCTCTACAAGGTTCACCTTTTGTTGAAGTGCAGGTATTTTCTTGTCTATGTGACCTTTAGTGTTATCTGTTTTGAAGCTGAATGTATAAATTCATTGTTATATGTTCCTCCAAAGGCATATATGGCATTGGCATTTGCTTTCCTTCTTGTGTGCTTTGAAAACTTATGCCTTTATTTAATTGcacatgttttattttctatgtTAGGGTGACAGAATAAGGAAGCGCCACAATTGGCAACATTGGTTGATTCCAAGCCCTCAATCTGTTGATGCAGTGGCAACCCGAGTTGGAAATTTATCGATTGGTCAGAGCTCAGCAGAGCCAATTGGTGGTTCAGGTAGTCAGCTGCAACCTCCGGAAGCAGAAAACAAAGCTGTTGCAGATGGTCAGCCACAGTCTTCTGGTGCTAATCCAGTGAGCAACAGGAATGGCTCGGGTGGTGCAAACCGTTGAACCATCACCATGTTTGGAGCTGTTGGTTAGTGTTCGAGATGAAGTATATTGTTTTGTCCTGCCCAAAAATCAGGGAAAAAACAATAATTGAAGAGGAATCCAAAAAGGTAAAGGTAAGGCATAAatccaaaaagagaaaagagactcgtataaaaaaaaaaaaaaaacagagaaaggaTCAAACATTTGTGATTCTTCTAGCTAGCGGAAACTTTTGCctgtttatgttttttggttttggttttgattatttttggaTGTTGCTAATAACTTTCTTTAAGTTTATGTTACTTTGTTACTTACAATGGGCATTGACGCTTGCTTATAACCATTGTTATGTTATGGGATTATCGATTGTTGTTTGCCGTAATCTTatgttattctttttctttctagACATTGATTATCGATGGGGAGATTAGTTATGAGAAAAGTCTAAGCAAAGTGGAACTGGATTTTCAGAAGACTCGTGAATCTCTTATTCCTCTGTAAATAAAATGTGTTAGAAAAAGGAGAGCAAGTGTGTCTTTAATTAGTCTCATCTCTAAATGTGTAAAAGGAAAACAACAAGCTATAGAACAAAAGCATGTATCAATCGGTGCTTTGATGTGAATATGATTGAACAAACACGTGCTTCACGCTCTGCTGACGTTGTACTTTTGTGTTATTGTGTAGGGCAtgtgtttttaataaatgagtCGCTTTATGATTAAACAGTTTAGCAACATCATGTGATGTAAAAGAACACTCAATTGCATAATCATAAGTTTGGCATACAtcgattttaaaatttcataaacaaAATTTCAATGGTAATTAACAGAAACAAAAGATTTTCATCATGTGATTCAAAACTATATCACATGTGTGCAAATTCATATTGAGATATTTGGTTTTCCGCATAGTAGTTGTTCATTTTTAGTCTACTTAGGCTGATTTTTCAAATAAACTTTATTAGATTATTGCAGCGAATTAAGTTTTGCGTCCCTACTAATTAGGCCtgggacttattatccgagatccggattcgatccgagatccactccggatccgctccgaaaatagaATATCCGGGAtgcccggatccgaatccggatagtaaaatcttggatccgtgcaaacctaatccggatccggatatcttaatttttaggtccggatatccggatccggatccgtatttttaaaatacattaaaattttaaattttattaatattaatatttgatatattaatatttatacatgaattaatcttataatattataatttagcttttacaatattataaacatatataaatatatttataaatatttaatttatgtattatattaaaaaaaattagtattttttgttaaaaaaaatatttttaattattttgacggatccggatccggatatccgcggataatataatatcgagacggatatccggaaaccacgaatccggatccggatattaaatccacggatccgacggatccggatcggatccggataccctaaatttcccggatatccggatccgtcccagggCTACTACTAATAACTAGAGACATCTATCCTTCGTAATAAGTGAGAAATGACTTTACTCTAAGATGATCTACTTATCATTCAAAGCCATGCAGACTCTACCTAATATAGTCATCACAATTGGTAACTAAGCAAACACCAACACTTgcatatatcaaaatatgctTTATGTTCACCTaaatgtggaaaaaaaaaactgaaacaacCCAATAATAGGTTCAATGTCACAATCTCCATATTCATAGACTATAAACTCTAATTCACAAAAACATACAAAACATATAGAAAGTTGTCCAAAATTTCTTACCATTTGGAGATGTCAATTCCAACCATCTCCTCTTATCCAACGGTTAGCATTCttttagctctttttttttgtgaagcAGCATTCTTTTAGGCTTTTagctctttctttttttttcttctttctttatttgATCAAAAGGCTTTTAGCTCTTTCAACTCCAATTTTTGCTTATTGCTACTTTTAATAGTAAATTATTACGACTACTGTGTGCACGTATGGTCTATGGACAACCTACGGGCATGTGATTATTGTACGGACCAGCGACACTATAGAATCCAACGGTCATTCTTATTGTTCGTTGAATTATCATTTGAACATAAATGAAAATCAATAAATACGAATATCATCAGTTCAAATCACTTGTCCTGACTGATTTCGAGTCTATCAACCTTTTTCTCTGCAAGCGAATTTACTTTTGTAAAACCCCTTTACTTCTCTTTTTATCTTATTTAGGGCGCGACTGTATTGTATCATTAGAGTAAAATAAAGTAAGTGGAAATTTATTTCGGCCcattttttctgattttatcCAGTCTAGTGGAAAACATTTCAACTCATTTACTCTGACACAGTGAAAAAAATAGAAGTAAATATTCCTTCAACTTTTGTTGGATGAAAACGGccatgttcgtttacgtgtcgcgcgacctgcgacctgcgactaagATTACGTTCGTTTACGTATCGCGCGACCTGCGACTTGCGACCTGCGGCTaaacctgcgacctgcgactaaaaCTATGCTCGTTTAtgtgtcgcgcgacctgcgatcTGCTACATGCGACCAGTTGcgcgatcaaaattttcttaatttttagtcgCTGTTTTTTCGGGCGACTTGAATGGGAACCCACGACAGGTCGCGCGATCAATCGCGCGacatcaaaacgaacaacaacctgcgacTTACGACATGCGACCAATCGCAGGTCGCATGTTATGCGAcagcaaaacgaacaacaacctgcgacctgcgatcagtcgcaggtcgcaggtcgcgcgacacgtaaacgaacatgACCGACATTACTCTGGATTTGACAGTTctcttttcttcattttcttcttttcgtTTCTACTATTTTACTCTACTAATTATCAATCACAATCTTATTTTTGTGTACAATGAAattacttttataattataattttgaacCAACTAGAAAGAAACAAGGAATTTTAATTATCTATagaactatatattatatcaaacaTCTGTagatctcatctcaacatgTCAAAatgatgattaaaaaaattagacatCAGTTGATATTATGCTGATCTTATTTAATATGATCTTATTCCAAAACTTATTGGTAATAACcacaattatattattataatccaTAACATATATTGTAATCAATCTTTCATTCGTGAACTAAAAGTACTGATTTTTATTAGTGAAATGAAATCTTTCGTTTCtatattagttttttaaaaatcttttttcgGCTTACATTAGTTGCACTTCCTTTTTTGAGCAACTGGCAAGCATGTTTTCCGTTTATATTCATCGTTTTTAACGATATTTAAAGACAGAGAAAGAGATCTGAGAGAGTTTGTGACTGAGCAATATAATGCTGACACCTGTCCAATCCCATGAGACATGACTTGTCACGCTTTCTCCCTCTCATACAACTCACAAGCTCTGCATAGCTCAGATATATATGGGTCCGATATATATACCCAACTTGGAGctttcattttattaaaatgttttataatctGTTGGCTCTAGTATATAATTCCGTTTGTTCAAAAAATACCTTTCCCGATTGACATAGATTTCAAATGTGTGcaacaatttttcttttttataaacggTCAAAGCAAGTGTTGGTAAACTAAAAGAACAACCACGGTCAATGCATACAAACCAAAGTATCatcaaatattgaaattttaattaaaagtctGTACCATATACAAACCAAACGTATTTAAATAAGTTTAATTATTATCGATTTCAACAGTTGTCTAAACCTTTGTTTTGGCCTAATATCTCTGTGGACAAGCTTATTCATCCTTTGTGTGCTACATTACATGCCCAAATTAGATTATGAAATGAAGTTTCTCGAGTAAGAAAAATGTTCAGAACAATACAAAAGATCGCCGGGTTTCTCAGTTTTCGGCCACAAAACAGTAATTAAAATCGTAATTGTACAGAAATGAATTAGTTTATCTTGTTAAATAGAATCTCAAGaggaaaaatatatacatttataatacTATCAACTTGcagtaaagaaagaaagaaattttttGCTAGATATGCACTTGGAGACTAAACATAGATACAAGCGGACACATAATTTCGAATACCTAGATAGATCATAATAGAAAGACAATGTTCTCATAGATGCAAGCGGACACATAATTTCGAGTACCTAGATATATCATATAGAAAGACAATGTTCTCatggttttaacttttaaaatatgtaagtttttataaaatatgtaacttTTAAAATAGGTATGTTTCGCGTGTATAGCATCCATACTTCACTGAGTGACTCCCATGTTGCTCAACCTCTTCTTTCCTTTGCAGGTGAGCACGACAAGTAGTCGGATATCTGAACGGTTTGGTGTCTTGAGATAAtggtatatattttgattttaattaatgatttgTTCGAGTTTTACAATCGATTTATTTGACATATTTTATAATTCagtttaaaaatgtatttctttcggattaattttattaaatgttttaatattttattcggTTCTGAATAACCCGGTTTAATTCAATATTTCACCCGTAGTAACACGTCGTTCTCGAGAGAAAGGAGGAGACGGATGTTACAGTTTTTATAATATGCAATTGTGATCAGAAGAAGAATAAAGCAAGAAAGAAATAAGTAAACACTTGAAAGTTGAACGTGATTCAAAAGGACGCGATCTTTTAAAAAGTGAGATTAAACAAAAGTTTTAATTATTTGCCTGTATTTTTCAAGCATCTCTTCCCCACCCACTCTTTACATTAAGGATCATGACAATAGTTTACTAACTTCACTTTGAAATTATCAacatttttatctttataaaaaatcttcaaaattaGATCAAAACATTAGATACATGGTTATGTAATTTTTCTTCCTcgttaaacatttttttgtttgaatagttTCCATCTCGCTGTCTCTTCTTCTAGACCCCAACCATCATTCCAGAAATGACTGGTGAAAGTGAAGAAGCTCTCtagtctctttctctctctccaagACAATTAACACCAAAGCCTAAAGTTGTGTTTATTAGTTCTCTTTTCCTATGCTTTCTCAACAAAGTTCCTTCCATCCAATTAACATCAAAGAAACCAAACCATAGAGTCTCTGCTCCAAACAAGAACAAGATTCTCAACAAAGTTCCTTCCATttcatcctcatcatctccttcACACTCTCAAGTCCAGAAGAGATCTCTAATCACCATGGAAGAAGTTTGGAAAGACATCAACCTCGCTTCCATCCACCACCTTAACCACCACAGCCAACATCCACAACACAACCATGAGCCAAGGTTCAGGAGCCATAaccaccaaaaccaaaaccctaaCTCCATCTTCCTAGATTTTCTCAACAGACCTTTGAACCAGGAACCAACCATACCCACAAGCCTCAGTGGCGATGCCACCACCGTCACTGCTCTCTTCGGCAGCTCTCCTTTGGCACCTCCTGCAACTGTTCTGAGCTTGAATTCCAGTGCCTGCTTCGAGTTTCTTGATAACCAAGATCCTCTTGTTACCTCTAACTCCAATCTGCATAGCCACAATCACCTCACAAACGTTCGTTCGTCGGACACCCCTTTTGAGGCTCTGGTTACATCCACTTGTTTTGGTAAGAAAAGAGGCCAAGAGTCTAATGAAGGTTCAGGGAATAGACATCACAAGCGTATGATCAAGAACAGAGAATCTGCTGCTCGTTCAAGAGCGAGGAAACAGGAATGTGCCTCTCCTCTCCTCCTCAGCTAACCTTCTACTTGAAAAAGAGATATGGCTTTGCCCTCACAATGAAATGATCTAAAAAAGGTTTTTCGATTTTGATTCTCATTTGCAGGCTTATACAGACGAGTTAGAGCTTAAAGTTGCTCACCTGAAAGCAGAAAATGCAAGACTAAAGAGACAACAAGATCAGGTTAAACAAGAGAGAGAAGTTCTTACACCATCTCCAATCTCCAACCCGCCTTTActtttatctctatatttttctctaaaacatagaaatctaTTATAAAGGTGAAAATGTTCCAAACTATGCTTCTATAATAAAGTTATTCTACTTAGATATGTTATTTTCaactctaaatatatatattttcaactcTAAATATACATGCAAAAAGTAACTTTCTTctatattttcctataaaatagaaaaactctattataaagacATCGAAGCATTTTCATCTCTATattagagatctctattttataGGAAATTATAGAAGCGTACCTTGGAGAGATGGTCTTactgtatttctatttatttcccCATATGTAGAACTCATAATAATATTCCCCATATGTAGAACTCATAATAATAGTTCAAATCCTTACAGATAAAAGTAAATAGACATCCTCTGCATTACTTGAACTATCTTTGTTTTACACACGTTTTTATCCAATGAAAGTTTGAGAGTTAAGATTCTGATATTTAAGTTCTTTGTATGTGTGTTTGTGCAGTTAAAAAAGGCGGCAGCAAATCAGCAACCCAAAAAGAACACACTTCAAAGGTCTTCCTCAGCTCTATTTTGAGAAATCTACAAGTCCTTTCTCTTTTGGGGATTGAGAGTCTTTCATGAAGAagtgaaaaaatagaaaagtttgTACCTCTTTTTATTAGCTATAAGTATCAGTAAGCTAGATTTGTAAACCTAAGATATTGCAGGGTAAAGaagttggtaaaaaaaaatgaaaaaaaaaacagaaagaggAAAGGATCTTTCCATCTCCTAAGGCATAGGAACACCTGTCTTGGGCCTCTCTCCTCTTGTTCTGTCATTTTCTCATGTactaacttgtatttttgtAGTAATGCTACTTCCTCTTCTaattttagtttgaaatttttacaaatattatgttttactGCTTAACCAATTTGGTTCTCAAAAGAAGCAAAAGGTTCAAGTGGACCAATAGACAAaacagtgttttttttttgttgataaaccCTATCGGCCACTTAGATGATGACTATTCCAAAGAAAAGTGAGAATGGGACCAACCTACCACTGAACATTTATGTTTCTCCCTGCCCCCATTATCACAGAAAGGTCCTTTCCTTTGGCTGGCTACCATATACGCCAACAGCTTGCACTATGAAATCGGAACCTCCAAGCCAATGGGAATTAAAATCAGCCCACTTTTTGGTTGGTCAAGAGAGAACATGATAGTGTTAGTTATGTTCTGGTCACCCCCACGTGTtacttattcttttttttctatacCAGTCATCATCAAACACTAGGTGTGTTCGCATGGATTTGGTTTATCAAGAGATTAGTTTTATCCCTCTTTTGCTACACTAGTCACCATCAAAACATTGTGTTTGTCCAATAAGATTATTCTTGATCCACTTTTGGTTGTTGATGTTTTGCTGTGTGTTCTTTCAAGCAACCAAAGGTGGACATAAAGAGCTAATATAGTGTGGCATTAAGATAGAGAATAAACATTACCAAAAGTAGGACTGACTAGAATCTATCCCTCACAGTATATGGTAATACTTAGAGCCTCTCAAATAGGCATCCAATACTTTTAAATCATACTTTTTTAGTTTCATTCCAGTCAATTAGAATCCTAGACTCAAATAGGCATCCAATACATTTGAAAGGATATAAGACCAAGCAAATAATGAGTTTCTTGGCCTCCACGAAAGCTATTGCAGATCCAAGCTTTCTTTTAATCAGACGCATCACAACTCAGACAAGATAATAGTCAGACAGAGTATCTTACCGTGGGAAAGGTGTTGCTGGTGTAAGAAATGAGCAAGCACGTTTTACCGACAGCTCCATCACCAACGGTAACACACTTTATGAACCTTGAAGCGCTCATTGCCTCCACAAGCTTTTCTCTACTCTTCTCCACCAATACAAACAACCTCACATCTACGCCTGAGGAACCAAGAGAACCCCCACAATATGACTTAGAATCATCTACCATTACATTCAGCTGACCATCTCCGCCACAACCAAAACCttagaaatgaaaaaaatgtgGAAACCCTAAAAGGAAATCAGACGTGACCAAGAAGAAAGAATATGAATGTTGTTGTTAACGCACGTGAGGACGATGAACTGGATCGAGAGAAACACTTAGAGACAGTAAGTAGAGACAGTGATGTCCGCAAATAATTAAGCGCTCTCTTAATGGAATCATCTCTACCATCAACCTTCCCGATTGTTTTACTTCATTTCTCtttttacattctttttttactttttgtaacACTCTGTTTACATTCttctgttctgttttttttttaatataacgtTTCTATGTTCAAAAATACTAATTCGTTAAATTGAAAATCCAAAAATTAACGTAACTCTTTATTTGTCCAATAAAGATTCCAGCACACAATTTAATCCAACAAATACAAGATAGATTATTATGAACGAATCTACTTTTTATATCTAGAAAACGTAAAAGTCAACTAAAAAGGAACTAAGCGAATTACCAATCAACTAATTCTGCAATCAAAACTATTATATGTCTCCTACATAACACCGTAAAGGCCACCAACATGTCTAAACAAATTACGTAGCAACTAATAAGTAATAACTATACTATATAACTACTCAATCTAAAACAAATTGATCCTTAGCACTTTAGGACCACACACAAGCTTAGCCGTTCTAAAAATAATCATCTCGGACTAATTAACACTTTCTTCTGATCATCTTAATTTGGTTGATGATCTGTTCTTAATTTCTCTTAGATGAATCGAATGATGCTGTTATTAAAATCAGATCCGCACGGCTTTCACCAAAGGCGTTGAACCGCCCTAAACGCGACAACCAAAACACCAATCGAAGACACCGTAGTAGAGAGAGTTGGGGACGCGTTTGGAGATGCAGCAGAGTAGCTTACGGCTTCGGTCTCAAGTCCTCCTCCCTTCGTTGCACTCTTCACACTACAAAATTACACAGGCGATGCATCTATTTAAAATAACGTTTATATAATGTTCAAAGAAAATAACCTTATATAATTACTTGCGAGTTGTGTGATATGAACAAAAGAGCCGTGTCGGACCACACATGGGCACCGacgtttgtaaaaaaaaaaaacacggtccattatgaaaacattaaaaagcaTGTGTCATGATTTTTATACGGTGATTTGACCTCTTCCATTTTTCAAAACGTTACAAAAAAAGTGAAATTATTCATCTCAAACATAATCATTTGTACTCAAATATTCTAATTCATGTGTTCCGCTACCTCTTCGGAAACGCGCTAGACGCTAATCGGACGGTCGGGTTAGACCTAGCGCTAGTCGGACGGTCGGGTTGGAcctagcgcctaaagagaaaatcggTAATTAATCGAAAATTATGCGGAACGAAATTTTTAGAtagtttactatgttataaaacaagttaatctttaattgtgtataacattaatacattttcatgtttaaaattgtataaaatacacaaacagaatatataaacttaatatagggtaattttcatcaaaattatgtatataaatgatatttataaaattttagatcaaataaacaaataaaaatattattaaaaaaaaaaaaatcaggcgGCCGCCTACGCGGCCATTTAGGCGTCTAGACagaaaaaatcggatatctaattttttaaaccgatttggcataaatcgaGGCGGAAAAACGACGCGTATCGCTTAGACTACCGATTTTTAGAATGGGGGTTCCACTTGATGATTTGAAGATAAGCATAACTTCTTGTAATgagtaatgaaaataaatattattacctTGGGTTAGGAGAAGGACAGAAAGTGATGACGTAATCAGCTCCGCCGCAAGTGAAAGTGCTAGTTCCGTCGTCGTAAGCGTAACTATAAGCTCTCGGACACGCGTTTTTGAAGAACAGCGAGTATTCGCTTGGCTTACACGTGTCCGGCGTTCCAAACGCGCCGCTACAGCAATACTCCGGCGTCCCAAACGCCTCACAAGCGCTTTTGCAAGCTACTCCTTCAGTCCCCGTCGTCGCCACTTTCAGCTGCGCAGGACACGGGCCGTTGAGCTCCGCAACGCAGCCAGTGGTGGTGCAGTTTCCGGAGACGCCG
Protein-coding sequences here:
- the LOC106378866 gene encoding la-related protein 1C → MASAATTSSSTSPRHVSSPTAAQSRRQVSSPWTQIVRGESEPPTIAAAGEDKSEGNAGKKPVWNRPSNGASEIGPVMGASSWPALSEASKAPSNKPSSDSSLGDVPSSVSQGAASASAPAPKQVGRANNPNPTPNHSRQRSFKRNGASGSTANGTASQPSSHGSLVEGTSHNPSPRGQNQNNGFASQPHGGADNQRDSHRNQNGNHHHQNHGGRRNQEHGNHNWNFHRTFNGRDGNALSPRGAPAFVRYAPPPPPPPVQAITPQFMAAQSFGSPVPYPPELAPPFYPGMPFVAPLSPGPVFYHVQDPPLNIKLQNQIHYYFSEENLIKDTYLRDQMDDQGFAPLHVIAGFRKVAELTDSIQQIVEALQGSPFVEVQGDRIRKRHNWQHWLIPSPQSVDAVATRVGNLSIGQSSAEPIGGSGSQLQPPEAENKAVADGQPQSSGANPVSNRNGSGGANR
- the LOC106378867 gene encoding protein FD-like, producing MLLNLFFPLQSLSLSPRQLTPKPKVVFISSLFLCFLNKVPSIQLTSKKPNHRVSAPNKNKILNKVPSISSSSSPSHSQVQKRSLITMEEVWKDINLASIHHLNHHSQHPQHNHEPRFRSHNHQNQNPNSIFLDFLNRPLNQEPTIPTSLSGDATTVTALFGSSPLAPPATVLSLNSSACFEFLDNQDPLVTSNSNLHSHNHLTNVRSSDTPFEALVTSTCFGKKRGQESNEGSGNRHHKRMIKNRESAARSRARKQECAYTDELELKVAHLKAENARLKRQQDQLKKAAANQQPKKNTLQRSSSALF
- the LOC106382487 gene encoding thaumatin-like protein 1, translated to MGQSQNSLFLFLLLVFIYGVSSTTFTVINQCSYTVWPGLLSGAGTAPLPTTGFSLNPTETRVIPIPAAWSGRIWGRTLCTQDAATGKFTCVTGDCGSSAVECSGSGAAPPATLAEFTLNGAGGLDFYDVSLVDGYNIPMTIVPQGGVSGNCTTTGCVAELNGPCPAQLKVATTGTEGVACKSACEAFGTPEYCCSGAFGTPDTCKPSEYSLFFKNACPRAYSYAYDDGTSTFTCGGADYVITFCPSPNPSVKSATKGGGLETEAVSYSAASPNASPTLSTTVSSIGVLVVAFRAVQRLW